Genomic DNA from Thermotoga petrophila RKU-1:
CCCCAAAGAAATCGATCAGCAGTCCGAAATCTTTCGAGTTAAGCTTTATAGCCATCGCGTTTATCGTGAAATCTCTCCTGTAGAGATCCTTCTTTATCGTACTCATCTCCACATCGGGGAGCTTGGCGGGTGATTCGTAGTACTCCAACCTCGCCGTTGCGATGTCTATTCTGAGACCTCCCTTCAAAAAAAGAGAAGCGGTCATGAATTTATCGTGTTTCACTAGTTTTCCCGGCAGAAAACGTTTGGCGTACTCGGCGAATTCCAGCGCGTTGCCTTCAACAACGATGTCTATATCGAGATTCTCTATGCCGAGGAGAAGATCACGAACGAAGCCCCCCACGACATAAACGGGCATGTTCACCTCGTCGCCGAATTTCCCGAGAAGTCTGAAAAGATTCAAGATCTTCGGATCTACCCGTTCTACGAGGAGCTTTGAAACATCTCTGAATATCTGTCCGTTCGCCTGAAACACCGGCATCACGTATTTTTTGAAGGGTTTCCCGAATATCGCCCTCAGAACGTCACTTCTTGTTACGATGCCCACGAGAATGCCGTTCTCCAGTATAGGAATTCGTCCGATGGCGTGTTCCACCATGAGTTCTCTCAACCTGGTCACAGGAGTATCAGGAGTCGCCACCACCAGGTTCGTCGACATGATGGACTTCACAGGCCTGTCACCCAGACCATGGTTCATCGCCTTCTCAACTGCTTTCTTCGTAACAATACCTACCAGCCTGTTCCCCTCAACAACTGGAAATCCACTGTGTCCGGTTTGCTTCATCAATCTATCCACTTCTCCTATCGTCATGTCAGAGAGGACCACCTTCACGGGAGAGGACATGATATCTCTTGCGCGAAGGAGAGGAACCACATGATCGTGGAGTTTATTCAAAACCTCTTTCAGAACCTCGTCGATCTCTTTTCCGGTGATAGTTGCGGAGGCTGCCCTCATGTGCCCGCCTCCTCCGAGGTCTTTCATGAAAGAGCCGAGATCCACGTCGGGTGAACCGGTTCTTCCAATAACGTAGATCTTCTTTCCCATCTTCACAATCGCTATGAAGGTTTCCTTTCCCAGCATCTCCCAGACCTTACTCACAATCAGCCCCAATCCTCCCACAAAGTCCTCGCACTCCATCACTGAAATGGTTATCGGAACACCGTTCACTTCATAATCACGAGCGTTCTCTATCAGTTCGTCCAGCAGTTCCATCTGCTTAGGAGTGAGCTCTTCTCTTGTGTAAAGTGCCACTTCATCGAGATTTGCACCGTTTTCCAGAAGAAACTTCGCTATCTCCAGATCCCGCGGTGTGGTTGAAGAAAAGAGTAGATTTCCCGTGTCGTCGTAGAGAGCGATCATGAAGAGAGTGGTTTCGGTGGGATCCAGTGGTATATTTTTATCTCGAATGAGCTCAACGAGTATCGTTATCGTGGCTCCCACCTTCGATACTATTCCATCGTATGGACTTTCATCCACATGGTGATCGTAAACTGTTATCTTCGCTCCTTGACTTTTTTCTCTGATATTCTCTGGAATCCGATCCGGAGAAGGTGTGTCGACGATCACGAGTTCTGTGACCTCGCCTTCAAACTCGTGATCCCAGATGAATTCAAACCGATCCAAATAGACTTTGAGGAAATCGGAGAGATTCCTCGCCGGATTGGAAGGCAGAACTATGATGTGGTCATCAAACAGCTTCTTCGCCGCGACACAGGAAGCGAAGGCATCGAAATCGGGTGACCTGTGTGTGGTGATGACCCTCATTCACTCCACCTCTAAGGTGACGGTCACAGAACTCGCTTCCATTGTATCTTCTTCAAGATCCATGACCACTCTCTCTGCTTCCATTTCCAGATCTTTTTCTTTATCCTTCAACCTCACACTGCGGAGGAGTTCTATGATACCGTCTTTTCTTCTGTAAACCACCTCTTCGGAATTTGCCACAACTGAACCCTTCTGAATCTTCACCTCTCCAGTTCCCTGGAAAACGTCCTCTTCAAGATCGAAGGTGATTTGTTCGCACTCTATATAGATCGTTTCTGTACTGGTTTTATCGATGAACTCACCTTTCACATTTCCCGTGATAGTTCCCACTCTGGTCTCCACATCGTAAATGAGGCTATCTCCTTTCAACTCCCCATCTTCAAGGGTCACAGTCACAGATGAACTCGCTTCCGTTATTCTCCACTTTCCACTCAGTTTTTTCACGATTAAATTGTCCGCAGTCAGCGTAAAGTTCTCTTCTTCGATCTTGAGAACAACGTTTCCGGAATACTCTATCCTTTCATCAGAAGGCTTCACAAAATCTGCTTTTATGTGGATCGTCTTTGAGAATGCGAAAAGACTCACAAGGATGAAGAACGCGATCAACAACTTTTTCACAGAACCACCTCCTCAAAGAACCTGGAGAACTCTTCGTAAGCGCGTCTCGTTGTAGAAACCGGAGAAAGGGAAGAACATGCTATTCTCAAGCTTTTAGCCTTTTTTATTCTTTCTTTCTCCAGATGCTTTGTTCTGGCTGTTGTCGACAAAAACAGGTACTCGAGCGCGTTTCTGGGGGGATTCTTTTCTTTCTCCACATCGAAAAGGATAGTCAGCTCTCCTTCGGGAACTCCCGTGATCCAGGTGATGGGAACGTACCTGTCTTCGTATGGGCGGTAGAGTATCGGAAAGGAAAGAGAAATCTTGAGCGCTTTTCTCAAATCGTCCCCCTCTTTGAAAACCACTTCCTTTCCTTCAAAAAGATCGAAAACCCAGATTTCAAGACCTCCTGGGATTTTCTGTGCGGGGAACAGCGAATCTATGTACCTGTACAGGCGCTCGTGATTTCGAACACCGTTCAGCGTGTCACCGATTCTCATCAGTATTCGAAGAGCATCCACCATTGAAAGCTGATCTATGCCTTTCGTGAAGAAAGGATCGAGAAGCTTTTCAATGTTCTTCCATTCCTTCACCAGAATCGAGTACGTCCTGTTAGTAGATCTTGTAAGGAAAAAAAGAGCGCAGGGAATGGAGGAAATTCCACAGCACCTCACCGTGAAATCGACTTTCGAATCTTTTAAAAATTTCAGCACCCCTATGACTCCCAGATAAGCACCGCTATCTCCACCGAACGAAATTACCAGGGTAAAATCACTCCCCTTAGATTTTTAAGTACCTTTCTATAGATTTCTTCGTACTTATCAAAGGCGTTCCAGGGCTCGTTCACATCGTGCATCACCACAAAATTCGCCTTTGAAAGTTCTTCTCTTTCCAGGAGAATCTCCTTCCACCTGTCCATCACAAAGAACATCTCGAAATGATTCTTAAATCCGTCTTTTCTCTCTCTGTTGAAAGCGGAAGCTACGACGAAGTCTGCTCCGAGTTCCCGCGCCTGAGAAACCGGTGTGGGTGCAAGAACCCCACCATCCAGACAGGGAGTCCCTCCTATCCAGATCGGCTCGAAATATCCCGGCACAGAACTGCTCGCTACGACGGCATCTATCAGAAATCCTTCTGTCACAAGGAGAGAATCCATGTTTTCTGTATCGAAGACCACAACACCGAGCGTCTTCTTGCAGTCAGAAAATTTCTTTCTACCAAAAGCCTCTTTGAGAACAGAAAACAGCAGGTCCGCCTTGAAAAGAGAGCGCTGAAACAATCCTCTCCAGGTGTTCTCCGATTCCGTCTTCTTCAGGTCTTCGAAGTGTTTCTTCATAAGGGAAAAGGTGATGTCTTTCACCAAAGCGGGCTCTCCGTAGAGCGCGTACAGACCACCTACAACGGCTCCTATCGATGATCCGGTGATCACATCGAACACGTCTCCAGATTTCTCCAGGAAAGCAACGTGAGCCGCCCCTTTGACTCCTCCCGCCGCGAACGCTATTCCCTTTGTCACGCTCATCGCCCCACAAGAAGAATGATTCCCAAAAGAAGAGCAAGAGCACCAGCGCCGATCACCATCAGCGTACTGGTATCCATCTGGAGCGAAGATTTCTCTTTTTCTTCCACCCTCTGGGAAAGTGCTGTCAAGTCCGAAGAGAGCCTTTCGATCTTCTTTGAAAGGTCGCTCACCTGCTTTTTCAGATCCTGGATTTCACTCTCCATTGTCGTTCTGTTTTGCTGATCTTCAGCGACGGATTCTTCCAGTCCGGAGAAACGTTTATTCAGGTTTTCCAGATCGCTTTTCAGGTTTTCCACGCTGGACTCCAGCATCTGAAATTTTGCTGTTGTCTGAAGGATACTCTTTTCCAGATCAGAGACCTTTTCCTCCTGAGCGGAGACTCTGCTGGAAACGACAGAAACCTTCTGGTTCATTTCGTTTTTCAGATTCACCACATCCGAGGAGAGTGAGTCCAATTCTTTGCGAAGCTGGTTCAACTCTTCTGAAAGACTTCCTGTTCTTCCCTTCAGCATGAGGATATCCTCGCCCGCGTCCTGTTTCCATGCGAGAAGGTTGCGCGTGTCTGAGCTGAGCTGAGTGATTGCTCCTTCAAGAGAGGTCATCTCTTTTGACACGTTTTCCAGATTCTTTTCCAGAAGAGTCAGTCTCGAGGTATTCTGTTGTGAACTCTCTTCAAGTTTCTTAAGGTTTTTTTCCACAACGTCTATTCTCCTCAGTATCTCCGAATCTATTCCAGCCGTTTCCTGCTTGAAGCTGGTGAAAGCCAGAGATAAGTTGTTGAACGCTTCTTCCAGAGAATCGATCTTTGTCTTCAACTCTGAAACTTCACTCGCCGTGGAGGTAATTTCGAGTACAGCAGAATCGACACGAGAGTTCAAAGAATTGTAGTTCTTTTCTAGATTGGAAGTTCGTTCATCTAGAGCGATCGTGGCTGCTTTTACAATATCGAGCTCATCGAGCAGCGGGAGCTTTTCTTTGAGTTTTTCAAGTTCGAATCTCATGACCAGTCTGTAGATGTACTGCGCCACGTCGTATCGAGTCACGAGGAGCGCTCCCCTGAAGTTCCCCTTGTCATCGAGCTCCATGATGCCCGCTTTCACCACGTAGTTCACGGCTTCGAAAAACGGAGAGTCTGGTTCTAAATCCTTTATGTTCTGTGAAAGCAGGAGAATGCTTATCACTACCAACCCAAGAACAAGAATCTTTCTCAAAGACTTCACCTCCCTCTTCAACCTTAAAACATCCTTGAAAACACCCCGTGAACGGCCGGTTTATTGTTTGGAAAAATTTCTCTCCATAACGCCCTTCAACTCCTTCAGATAGTCGAGTATCTTTGAGGATTTTTCTTTACCAAGATCGCTTGTGATCTTCTCGATGAAATTCTCCCTTCGTTCGATGACCTTTTCTATGACCTCCTCTCCTTTTCTCGTTATAACCAGAAAGTAGGCTCTCCGGTCCGCGGGGTCTGGAGTGCGCGTCAGATAACCATCCGCCTCGAGTCTTTTCACCAGACCGGTCACCGTGCTCTTCGCAACTCCCAGCAGAACACTGAGTTCTCCTGGACGTTTGGGACCTTCGAAATAGATCTTCTGAAGAATGTCGAACTGAGCCGGTGTTATGCCGAAGTCTCTCAACACCTTTCTGCCTTCCACCTTCACCATGAAACAGATCTCTCTGAGAATTCTTTCAAAAGGTTGCTTCACGTTCTCACTCCTTCCCAGATAGCACCACTGTAATCTCACCGAGAGGTTTCTTCTTTTCAAAGTGCGAAATGGCCTCGCTCACCTTTCCTCTGAAGAATTCCTGATGGAGCTTCGTCATTTCTCTTGCGATGAACACTTCTCGATCCCCAATTATCTCCAGAATATCTCTCAGAGTTGAGAGTAACCTTTCCGGTGACTCGAAAAACACGATTACTCTGTTTTCTTTCTTCAAGGATTTGAGGAGTCTTCTTCTGTTTTTTCCACGCGGCAAAAAACCCTCGAAGATGAACTTCGAGCCGGGAAATCCGCTCACCGCGACGGCACTCGTCAGAGCACTCGGTCCCGGAACGATATCCACCTCTATGCCTTCCCTCCAGCATTCCTCCACGAGGTTGTATCCCGGATCGGAGATCACCGGCATTCCCGCGTCGCTGACAATGGCTACTTTCTTCCCTTCCTTGAGAAGCGGCAGAATTTCTTTTATTCTTTTCTTCGAGTTCCTCTCGTTGAAAGAAAGAAGCGGTTTTTTTATTCTGTATTTGTTGAGAAGAACCATTGTTCTTCTGGTGTCCTCCGCAAGTATCAGGTCAACCTCCCTGAGCGTTTTCAAAGCCCTGATGGTGATATCTTCGAGGTTCCCTATAGGTGTTCCCACTATGATCAGCTTCCCCAAACTATCTCCTCCTCACCTCATAAAGAGGGGATCTTTCCCTCGCTTCTTTCAACATACTGCTGTCCAGCTGTATCTTCCTCGAAGTACCGAAAACCTTCTCAAACTGCGCTAAGATTCTTTCTTCCAGAGCCTTCACATCAACATCGTAGAGATCCAGGATGCCCTTCAAAGGAGGAACGTCCTCGCCAAAGATGGTTTTCAGAAGATCGATATCCTGCTTCAAAACTATGGATCCATGTTCAACGATGGACTCGGCCGTTCTGAACTGGGCACTTCCCACCACTTTGACACCGTTGATAACGATCTCGTACCTCGACGGAGCATCAAAACAAAGCGCCGTGTTTCCCCGCCTTTCGCTTGACAACTCGGCGTGCAACCCGGCTTCCACAAGAGCGTCCCTTATCAAACTGTGTACAAGCCTGTGAAATTCCAAAACAGAAAGCTTCCCAAAATTTATTTTTTTAGGGACTGCTAAACAATAGGTGATCTCCCGGTGATGGAGCAGAGCCCTGCCTCCGGAAGGTCTTCTCACAACATCTATCCAATCAGGAACGTTTATTCCGTCTTCCTTTTGAAAACGACCCAGAGAAACGGTGGGCCTTTCCCAACCGTAGAATCTGAACAACACCGAGTTCATATTCGCGGACCACTCCGCCATCAGACTATCGATGGCCATGTTCAACGCTCCAGGAAAAACACCTTTTTCAATCACAACAAAGGCCTCTTGAATGGTACACCCACCCTCCTTGGATATTTTTCAGGAGAACTCTCGTATTTTCTGAGTATCAATAGCGCCCTTCTTTCGCCGGTTTTTAGAGAATACTCTCGTACCTTTTCGAGTTCCACCTTCAGCTCTTTCATGGCTCTCTGCGCCTCTTTCAACTCTTCTATGTATGAAGGTCCTTTGTAGAAAAGAAGTTTTCCACCAGTTTTCAGTGCTGGAGTGCAGATCTCCACCAGAACGTTCAATCGCGCCACGGCCCTGGCTGTTACGTAATCGAATTCCTCTCGCCTCTCTTTAGAGAAGTTCTCTGCCCTCTCTTTGACAACAGAGACATTTTCCAGATCCAGCTTTTCTATCACTCCTCTGAGGAAATTCACCGACTTTTCTCTTGAATCCAGAAGTACCACCTTGAGTTTCGAGAAAAAGATCGCTAAAATAAGCCCTGGGACACCATTGCCTGATCCCACGTCCAGGAGTGTCCCTTTCAGTTCTTCTTTCAAAGGAAGGAGAATTTCTACAACATTTTTATGGACAGCAGAGTCTAAATCCCTGTGAGCGGTGAGATTGTAGGGAACTCCCAGGAGTTCCTCAATGTACTTATCTACCTTTTCTATCTGCGGTTCTTGAAATCTCAGTCCGTACTCGAGAAGAATGTTCTTTACTGAATCCAAAAGCGACACCTCCGAAGAAAATTCTAACATTTGTGGAGGGAACATCTGTGATCTTGAAAATCGCTCTGAGAAACTTCACAAAAAATTTGAAAATCTCCCTCGTTGTGATCTTAGGATTGGCCATCAGCTTGTCACTGGTAACGGGAGCGCTGTCCCTTTCGGATTCGATAAACGTGTGGAAATGGGAAAGGATAGAAGAAAACTTCGGCAACGCAGATGCCGTGGCGGAGCCAAAAAGCCCTTCCTTTCTCTTTTTCTCATTTGCAACCTCAAAAATCGACGATTCTGAAATAGAAAACCTGAAAAAACAAGTGAAAGGTGTTCTCCCGGTCTCAGAAGACAGCGCCAGGCTAAACAGCACTCTGGACGTTCTCGTGATAGCCACAGAACCGGAATACCTCTCAGATTTCGTTGGCGAGTCACTGACTTTGAATCCAGGAGAGGCCTTAGTTGGAAAATCCATCGCAGAACTGATGAACTTGAAGGTGGGAGACAGAATCACACTGCTTTTCTCATCGGGGAGTAAGGAATTCACCGTTGTAAAAATCGGTGAGAAAGGTTTTTTGAATTTCAAAGGCGAATCGGCGAGCCTCTCGGGAACTGTTTTCATCAACGTGAAAGATTTTGACGGAGTTTTTCCCACGAAGTGTTACCTTCACTACGATCTTCCGGTTGAAAAGCACGAAGAAACAACCATAGAAACAAATCTCAGGGTGAGGAATATAAAGTACAGCTTTCTCAAATCTCCGATCAACAAATCCCTTGCCTACGTGACACTCGCCTTTTCCGGTATTTCGATCTTCGTTGGTTTCCTGGTTTTTTACATGTTCTGTGAGGACGTGATAAGAGACAGGAGCTCCACACTCGTGACTCTGCGAAAGATAGGACTAAGAAAGATGGAAGAGTGGGGAATACTGCTTTTGGAAGGATTCATGTATTCTTTGATATCGGCATCAGTGGGTGTGTTGATCGGAATTTTCGTCGGAAAGTTTCTTTTGAGTCGTTTTCAGGAAGTCGTTGATGTGATCTCATCTTCGTTTTTCCACTTTGATAAAATAGGATTTCACCTTTCGATCAGTACACTTCTTCTTTCCCTTGGACTCGGGGTTCTTTTCCCGATGTTCCTTTTCTTTCTGAAAGCGAGAGAAATAACGGGAAAACCACCCATTTACAGAGAAATGAGAGAACAGCTGGATGTCTCTTGGAAACTCGTGATCTTTGCTGTGCTTTTGAGTTTCGTTCTTTTCTTCTCCGAACTTCGGGTGTTTTCTGTGGTTTTGCTGTCACTGATCATCGCCATCAAACTCAGAAATCCATTCATCATGATGGCTCTCGGTACTTTGAATCTCGGTATGGGGCTCTTTTCCAGTTTGAATCTTCAAAGTGAGAAAGCCTTCATCTTTTCATCTCTGAACAAAGGGTCCGCCATTTTCTTTGGTGTGACTCTTCTGGTTTTTTCGGTGGTTCTTCTTTCAAAAAACGTTTTCAACAACCTCATGTCCAGGGGCAATCTTTCCCTACTGATAGGATTGTCCTACGTCCAGCGCTTTCCGAAGAAAGGCATCACAGTTTCCCTGACCTTCGCTTTCCTGATTTTCTCCGTCACTGTTTTCAATATACTATCGGCCAGCGCGGACCGATTCGTTCAAGAAAAGGTGAAAGGAGGACTCTTTGGATACAACTTTCTGGTTCTGGAAAATCCATTCAGGTCCTTGTTGGCGAAAACATCTCTTCCCGTCCACGAGGAACTGAAAGATCCTTCCAGAGTTTACCTCTACACTTTGAAAACGGAAAGAGGAGAAAAAATGATCGCTTTCGTTGATGAATCGTTCTTTAGAAACTCAACGCTGAAGCTTCTCCGGGGATCTGCGAGATCTCTGGAAGCCTCTGATACCGCCTTGATAGGAGATCCCGTTGATCTTGAAGAAATAACAGGTACTCTGAAGTCCATCCTTCCGCTCGGTGGAAGAAAAGAAGTTAAGTTTAAAGTAGCGGGGATCTACAACAAGAACGATTATCTGGTTCCGATCGACATGATTGCACCGATTTCAAACGTTCCCAGTGACGTAAAACCCCTATCCCTGCTCCTTGGAAGAGTTGAAGAGAGCAGTGCTTCCAGCGTGAAACAGTTTTACTTTTCAAAGTTTGCCTATCCTTTCTTTTTGGATGAAGAATTCAAAAAACTCTACAGCGGAATAGAGGGGCTCGTCAGCGTGATAAAGTTCATTTTCCTGTTTGGATTCTTATCCGCCTCCTCCGGGCTCTTACTCTTCGTTCTGAAATCGTATTTTTCCAGGATAAAGATAATGGGAACACTCCGTGCCGTGGGGATGAAAATAAACCAGCTGGTAGCTTCTTTCCTGATAGAACACCTTTTCTTCCTCTTCGGAGGAATACTCATAGGTACCGTCTCAGGTGTTCTCATGGGGTATTTCGTTTCAGAAGCGATGTCTGAAAGCCTCGGAACTTTCATGGTTTCCGTACCAACAGCTTCTATCCTTCTTTCGCTCCTCACAGTGATCGCCCTTGCTTCAGCCGTTATGGTGATACCGAGCCTCATGATGTCAAAACTCTCACCACTCGAAGCCATGAAGGAAGGAGAGTGAAGGCTTTGATCGAGGTTCACAATCTGTGGAAGGAATACAATGGGAAAGAGAAAGTAACAGCCTTGAAGGGTATAAATCTAAGAATAAACACGGGAGAGTTTGTTGTGATACTGGGCCCCTCCGGTTCTGGAAAGACAACGCTTCTGAATTGTCTTTCTGGTGTGGATCGCCCTACAAGGGGAACTGTGATAATCCATGGAACAGACCTGTACACGCTCTCAGAAGAGGAAAGAACGAGGTTCAGAGCGGAAAACATGGGGTTTGTGTTCCAGTTCTTCAATCTCGTTCCTGTCCTCACCGCCATTGAAAATGTGGAACTACCTCTGCTCATTCTGGGTGTGAACAGAAAAGAGGCAAGAGAACGAGCCTTCGAAATCTTGAGGAAAGTGGGGCTGGCTCACAAGTGCGACAGGTTCCCCGAAGAACTCTCCGGAGGGGAAAAACAGCGTGTCGCCATCGCGAGGGCCATCGTCCACAATCCAAAAGTCATATGGGCAGATGAACCCACCGGTGCTCTGGACAACGAGACGGGGAGAATGATCATAGATCTTCTGATGGAAATGAAGGAGAATTCCACACTGGTGGTCGTGACTCACGATGAAAGAATAGCAGAGAAAGCGGACCGGGTTATAAGAATAAGAGACGGTCAAATAGAACAGGATATATGTGAAAAAGCGTTGTAACCCACATGAAGCATGAGATACTCGAAGCTCCTGTAGCCGCAGCTTTCCCACTGAGTTAAAAGGTTCTCTATCTCTGGAGCGTCCCCGTAGATTCTCATCCTGTCATCGAGAAACTCTACCACGCCGTTTGGCCCAGCGTAGTAGAACGTTCCATCAATCTCTGTGAGTCTCCTGGTGAGGAGATCCACCAGCTCCACGAAGATATGAGAACGTACGAGTAAGATCTCTCTGTTGAATGGAAATTCTCTCAAAAGCTTTCTGTTCCTCTCGAGAAGATTTCCGAGATTGCCCCCTGCCGTTATGAACCTGGTTTCCAGTTTGTAGTTTCCCACAAGATACGGATCCTTTTTTTTGAACAGGAAAGCGGGCTGTCTTCTTGAAAGTTTCAAATTGATAGGTACTATCACCCTCCCACCTTCTTTGAGTTGAGTGAACCACGTCTCCGGCACCTCATCCACACCGACTGTTACGAAGATAACATCGTACGGGGAAAACTCCGGAACACCGTAGTATCCATCGCCACAGACAAAAATAACGTTCTCTATTCCAAGGCGTTCCACGTTCCTTTTCGCGATCTCGCAGATTTTCCTCGAATATTCCACGGAGACCACAAGGCCTTTCTCACCCACAACTCTGCTCATCACGGCAGCGTTGTAACCCGTTCCTCCGCCTATTTCGAGGACTCTCATTCCTTTGTCCAGACCCACCCACTCCATAAACAGCGCCATCAAAGAGGGCTGACTGGAAGTGCTGTATTCTTCTCCATCATCGTAGGAAACCAGAACGATATCCTCGTAAACGTAAGAGAGTGGGTAGGACTTCGTCAGGAACTCCTCACGGGGTATTTCCAGAAAAGCCTTCGCGATGTGATCGCTCACACCGTACTTTTTAAGAATCCAAAAGAGCTTTTCTCTCATAACATCCC
This window encodes:
- a CDS encoding FtsX-like permease family protein, with product MILKIALRNFTKNLKISLVVILGLAISLSLVTGALSLSDSINVWKWERIEENFGNADAVAEPKSPSFLFFSFATSKIDDSEIENLKKQVKGVLPVSEDSARLNSTLDVLVIATEPEYLSDFVGESLTLNPGEALVGKSIAELMNLKVGDRITLLFSSGSKEFTVVKIGEKGFLNFKGESASLSGTVFINVKDFDGVFPTKCYLHYDLPVEKHEETTIETNLRVRNIKYSFLKSPINKSLAYVTLAFSGISIFVGFLVFYMFCEDVIRDRSSTLVTLRKIGLRKMEEWGILLLEGFMYSLISASVGVLIGIFVGKFLLSRFQEVVDVISSSFFHFDKIGFHLSISTLLLSLGLGVLFPMFLFFLKAREITGKPPIYREMREQLDVSWKLVIFAVLLSFVLFFSELRVFSVVLLSLIIAIKLRNPFIMMALGTLNLGMGLFSSLNLQSEKAFIFSSLNKGSAIFFGVTLLVFSVVLLSKNVFNNLMSRGNLSLLIGLSYVQRFPKKGITVSLTFAFLIFSVTVFNILSASADRFVQEKVKGGLFGYNFLVLENPFRSLLAKTSLPVHEELKDPSRVYLYTLKTERGEKMIAFVDESFFRNSTLKLLRGSARSLEASDTALIGDPVDLEEITGTLKSILPLGGRKEVKFKVAGIYNKNDYLVPIDMIAPISNVPSDVKPLSLLLGRVEESSASSVKQFYFSKFAYPFFLDEEFKKLYSGIEGLVSVIKFIFLFGFLSASSGLLLFVLKSYFSRIKIMGTLRAVGMKINQLVASFLIEHLFFLFGGILIGTVSGVLMGYFVSEAMSESLGTFMVSVPTASILLSLLTVIALASAVMVIPSLMMSKLSPLEAMKEGE
- a CDS encoding CBS domain-containing protein, which translates into the protein MRVITTHRSPDFDAFASCVAAKKLFDDHIIVLPSNPARNLSDFLKVYLDRFEFIWDHEFEGEVTELVIVDTPSPDRIPENIREKSQGAKITVYDHHVDESPYDGIVSKVGATITILVELIRDKNIPLDPTETTLFMIALYDDTGNLLFSSTTPRDLEIAKFLLENGANLDEVALYTREELTPKQMELLDELIENARDYEVNGVPITISVMECEDFVGGLGLIVSKVWEMLGKETFIAIVKMGKKIYVIGRTGSPDVDLGSFMKDLGGGGHMRAASATITGKEIDEVLKEVLNKLHDHVVPLLRARDIMSSPVKVVLSDMTIGEVDRLMKQTGHSGFPVVEGNRLVGIVTKKAVEKAMNHGLGDRPVKSIMSTNLVVATPDTPVTRLRELMVEHAIGRIPILENGILVGIVTRSDVLRAIFGKPFKKYVMPVFQANGQIFRDVSKLLVERVDPKILNLFRLLGKFGDEVNMPVYVVGGFVRDLLLGIENLDIDIVVEGNALEFAEYAKRFLPGKLVKHDKFMTASLFLKGGLRIDIATARLEYYESPAKLPDVEMSTIKKDLYRRDFTINAMAIKLNSKDFGLLIDFFGGYRDLKEGVIRVLHTLSFVDDPTRILRAVRFEQRFDFRIEETTERLLKQAVEEGYLERTTGPRLRQELEKILEEKNPLKSIRRMAQFDVIKHLFPKTYYTPSMDGKMENLFRNIPWVEENFGEVDKFYAALHVFLEFYDDESWKEVRDRYSLRRNLINEIRHVEKSAPALLEMLSERVPVSFVYPLVKGVSSETICHFLAYLSGEKEELFKSYLLKIKNTKLEKINGEYLIRKGITSGKIIGEVLEKILMRKLDGDTRDEEEILKEVLASLETEG
- a CDS encoding S-layer homology domain-containing protein is translated as MRKILVLGLVVISILLLSQNIKDLEPDSPFFEAVNYVVKAGIMELDDKGNFRGALLVTRYDVAQYIYRLVMRFELEKLKEKLPLLDELDIVKAATIALDERTSNLEKNYNSLNSRVDSAVLEITSTASEVSELKTKIDSLEEAFNNLSLAFTSFKQETAGIDSEILRRIDVVEKNLKKLEESSQQNTSRLTLLEKNLENVSKEMTSLEGAITQLSSDTRNLLAWKQDAGEDILMLKGRTGSLSEELNQLRKELDSLSSDVVNLKNEMNQKVSVVSSRVSAQEEKVSDLEKSILQTTAKFQMLESSVENLKSDLENLNKRFSGLEESVAEDQQNRTTMESEIQDLKKQVSDLSKKIERLSSDLTALSQRVEEKEKSSLQMDTSTLMVIGAGALALLLGIILLVGR
- a CDS encoding LptA/OstA family protein — encoded protein: MKKLLIAFFILVSLFAFSKTIHIKADFVKPSDERIEYSGNVVLKIEEENFTLTADNLIVKKLSGKWRITEASSSVTVTLEDGELKGDSLIYDVETRVGTITGNVKGEFIDKTSTETIYIECEQITFDLEEDVFQGTGEVKIQKGSVVANSEEVVYRRKDGIIELLRSVRLKDKEKDLEMEAERVVMDLEEDTMEASSVTVTLEVE
- a CDS encoding MarR family winged helix-turn-helix transcriptional regulator, which gives rise to MKQPFERILREICFMVKVEGRKVLRDFGITPAQFDILQKIYFEGPKRPGELSVLLGVAKSTVTGLVKRLEADGYLTRTPDPADRRAYFLVITRKGEEVIEKVIERRENFIEKITSDLGKEKSSKILDYLKELKGVMERNFSKQ
- the rsmG gene encoding 16S rRNA (guanine(527)-N(7))-methyltransferase RsmG, whose translation is MDSVKNILLEYGLRFQEPQIEKVDKYIEELLGVPYNLTAHRDLDSAVHKNVVEILLPLKEELKGTLLDVGSGNGVPGLILAIFFSKLKVVLLDSREKSVNFLRGVIEKLDLENVSVVKERAENFSKERREEFDYVTARAVARLNVLVEICTPALKTGGKLLFYKGPSYIEELKEAQRAMKELKVELEKVREYSLKTGERRALLILRKYESSPEKYPRRVGVPFKRPLL
- a CDS encoding lipoate--protein ligase family protein, yielding MIEKGVFPGALNMAIDSLMAEWSANMNSVLFRFYGWERPTVSLGRFQKEDGINVPDWIDVVRRPSGGRALLHHREITYCLAVPKKINFGKLSVLEFHRLVHSLIRDALVEAGLHAELSSERRGNTALCFDAPSRYEIVINGVKVVGSAQFRTAESIVEHGSIVLKQDIDLLKTIFGEDVPPLKGILDLYDVDVKALEERILAQFEKVFGTSRKIQLDSSMLKEARERSPLYEVRRR
- a CDS encoding patatin-like phospholipase family protein, with the translated sequence MSVTKGIAFAAGGVKGAAHVAFLEKSGDVFDVITGSSIGAVVGGLYALYGEPALVKDITFSLMKKHFEDLKKTESENTWRGLFQRSLFKADLLFSVLKEAFGRKKFSDCKKTLGVVVFDTENMDSLLVTEGFLIDAVVASSSVPGYFEPIWIGGTPCLDGGVLAPTPVSQARELGADFVVASAFNRERKDGFKNHFEMFFVMDRWKEILLEREELSKANFVVMHDVNEPWNAFDKYEEIYRKVLKNLRGVILPW
- the rsmI gene encoding 16S rRNA (cytidine(1402)-2'-O)-methyltransferase; its protein translation is MGKLIIVGTPIGNLEDITIRALKTLREVDLILAEDTRRTMVLLNKYRIKKPLLSFNERNSKKRIKEILPLLKEGKKVAIVSDAGMPVISDPGYNLVEECWREGIEVDIVPGPSALTSAVAVSGFPGSKFIFEGFLPRGKNRRRLLKSLKKENRVIVFFESPERLLSTLRDILEIIGDREVFIAREMTKLHQEFFRGKVSEAISHFEKKKPLGEITVVLSGKE